From one Microbulbifer sp. A4B17 genomic stretch:
- a CDS encoding alpha/beta fold hydrolase — MAWIQGCVIVAIGFFVMLSPAVAEETEVNNFDSCYLDGWSNALRCKKIPVGEGEAAVDLAIMIAPAVNDVGLEPLYLLAGGPGQAASYLTPILNALYKVNQSRAIVLVDRRGSGYSAAFDCGIDGEVHMDLDAITDQFATCYHENAAFAKTLHSRQAVEDLEKVRLHLGHKKIALWGGSWGTRTALLYQQWFPDSLSVLILDAVAPIDTKVFLTAQAAENALIKLEEDCNRDPVCSAFGDWRSSLDNLLTHWDERAVNFPDPHSGNKIEAETPRSFLQNLIRTALYTPETAAQLPYTISQVEEGNYLPLSGLAGLLSDDGSMSMGLTLSVACAEELNRTSEEELAVDIRDSFLGDAFFEIFAEGCKVWPVSPIVYGVPEERSHPVLIISGEADPITPYYYAEQSLDYLTESKQLVVPGGGHINTMRGCIPKLINDFLKSPLNSLDSNCITEIQRPPFMAGAFGPEIDKAASSELLSGQGDNK; from the coding sequence GTGGCCTGGATACAGGGGTGTGTGATCGTTGCGATCGGATTCTTTGTAATGCTGTCTCCGGCAGTTGCAGAGGAGACGGAGGTTAATAACTTCGATTCTTGCTATTTGGATGGTTGGAGTAATGCCCTGCGCTGTAAAAAGATACCTGTTGGTGAAGGTGAAGCCGCGGTAGATTTAGCGATAATGATAGCCCCTGCGGTTAATGATGTTGGGTTGGAACCCCTGTATTTACTGGCCGGCGGTCCCGGCCAAGCGGCCAGCTACCTGACACCGATCCTAAACGCTTTGTATAAAGTCAACCAGAGTAGGGCGATCGTTCTCGTCGATAGGCGTGGTTCAGGTTATTCGGCTGCATTTGATTGTGGAATCGACGGGGAGGTCCATATGGACCTGGATGCGATCACCGATCAATTCGCAACTTGTTACCATGAAAATGCGGCCTTTGCGAAAACCCTGCATAGCCGCCAGGCAGTGGAAGATCTTGAAAAAGTACGGCTTCACTTAGGCCATAAAAAAATAGCTTTATGGGGGGGATCGTGGGGAACCCGTACCGCACTTCTTTACCAGCAATGGTTCCCCGATAGTTTAAGTGTCTTGATTTTGGATGCTGTAGCACCTATAGACACGAAAGTTTTTCTTACCGCACAAGCCGCAGAGAACGCACTTATAAAACTTGAGGAAGACTGTAATCGCGATCCGGTGTGTTCTGCATTTGGCGACTGGAGATCTTCACTGGATAACTTGCTTACCCACTGGGATGAAAGGGCTGTGAATTTCCCGGACCCACATTCTGGCAACAAGATAGAAGCTGAAACTCCTCGCAGCTTTTTGCAAAACCTTATAAGAACCGCACTCTATACGCCTGAGACAGCCGCTCAACTGCCTTACACTATCAGTCAAGTTGAAGAGGGTAATTATTTACCGCTCTCGGGACTAGCCGGACTTTTATCTGACGATGGCAGTATGTCTATGGGGCTCACCTTATCGGTTGCCTGTGCTGAAGAGTTAAATCGTACTTCCGAGGAAGAGTTAGCAGTAGATATCCGCGATAGTTTTTTAGGCGATGCTTTTTTTGAAATTTTTGCTGAGGGGTGCAAGGTATGGCCTGTATCACCTATCGTTTATGGAGTCCCTGAAGAAAGGAGTCATCCGGTTTTAATTATTTCCGGGGAGGCTGACCCTATTACCCCGTATTACTATGCAGAACAAAGCTTGGACTATCTCACTGAGTCAAAGCAATTAGTGGTTCCAGGTGGTGGACATATCAATACCATGCGAGGCTGTATACCAAAGCTAATAAATGACTTCCTAAAATCTCCGCTTAACTCTTTGGATAGTAATTGTATTACTGAAATTCAAAGGCCACCGTTTATGGCAGGCGCTTTTGGCCCGGAAATTGATAAGGCGGCATCTAGTGAATTGCTATCGGGGCAAGGAGATAATAAATGA
- a CDS encoding ATP-binding cassette domain-containing protein has product MIAVESIYKQFAGQRVLNDLNFDIPDGRITALLGANGAGKTTCLRIITGLVKADEGAVFVDGLNVAEKPLKVRRQLGVVGDREGLYDRLTVAEYLSFFASAQGLSGVALQHALSSVREELELGSLWQRRTKGFSQGERMKVSLARALVHRPKHLILDEPTRGLDVLAARLLRKTLLRLRAEGVAILFSSHIMAEVAELSDRVLVMANGAIVDSGKPEELIERTGCKNLEDSFVSLAYGIEGEVVA; this is encoded by the coding sequence ATGATTGCCGTTGAGTCTATCTACAAACAGTTCGCTGGGCAAAGGGTACTCAATGATCTGAACTTCGACATACCAGACGGCCGGATCACAGCCTTATTGGGAGCCAATGGGGCCGGTAAGACCACATGCCTGAGAATTATAACGGGCTTGGTTAAAGCGGATGAAGGTGCAGTATTTGTTGATGGGCTCAATGTTGCCGAGAAGCCTTTGAAGGTCAGGCGCCAGCTGGGCGTTGTTGGTGATCGTGAAGGGCTTTATGACCGTCTTACCGTGGCTGAGTACTTGTCATTTTTTGCCAGCGCCCAAGGGTTATCCGGTGTAGCACTTCAGCATGCATTAAGCTCCGTTCGAGAAGAATTAGAGTTAGGGAGTTTGTGGCAGCGTCGTACAAAAGGTTTTTCTCAAGGGGAGAGAATGAAAGTGTCCCTGGCACGGGCATTGGTCCACAGACCTAAACATTTAATACTCGACGAGCCTACTCGCGGGCTTGATGTGCTTGCAGCAAGATTACTGAGGAAAACACTTTTAAGGTTGCGCGCTGAGGGCGTAGCCATTTTATTTTCCAGTCATATTATGGCTGAGGTTGCCGAGTTATCGGACCGGGTATTGGTGATGGCTAATGGTGCTATTGTCGATAGTGGTAAGCCTGAAGAACTTATTGAGCGTACAGGCTGTAAAAACCTGGAAGATAGTTTCGTTAGTCTGGCTTATGGGATTGAAGGGGAGGTGGTGGCATGA
- a CDS encoding ABC transporter permease: MKFLNLLITPAMSALLKKELLEVWRDRRALFLSLLFAILFPGMIASMTLFMFKSQGERAFKLALLGGQDLPVLEQQLRKGQVELDSLPEGDPAALLEEGYDAVVIIDEGFSTDYRNFRSPKVYLYIDSSDRFSGQGASHVQQKLGELQQLVVQQRMVARGVPLKIMAPWQVQVRDVSTPSTRSAWIVGSIPTLLIMTLFIGCLSSSIDASAGERERMSFEVLLQQPLAAWQVVLAKVLAVASISWLSSILALISLMAVFPFLPLAEMGIQQATTLSGMVAMALALLPLALLVAVMQILLALRSQSFKDAQTQLSILQILPVTMLLILDMSAIELKEPVWQLVPLVAQQQWFKALLVGEGVSAGLMVAGSLVSLLLVVGCILGGARALQRESLLGAT, encoded by the coding sequence ATGAAATTTTTAAACCTGTTAATTACTCCCGCGATGTCCGCTTTACTAAAAAAGGAGTTATTAGAGGTTTGGCGCGATCGACGAGCACTGTTCTTGTCGTTGCTGTTCGCCATTTTATTTCCAGGAATGATCGCTTCGATGACGCTGTTTATGTTTAAGTCTCAGGGGGAGAGGGCGTTCAAGCTAGCCTTACTAGGAGGCCAGGATTTACCCGTACTGGAGCAGCAGCTGCGCAAAGGGCAGGTAGAACTGGATAGTTTGCCGGAAGGTGATCCTGCTGCTTTGCTCGAGGAAGGTTACGATGCGGTTGTGATAATTGATGAGGGTTTTTCTACGGATTACCGCAATTTCCGTAGCCCAAAGGTTTATTTGTATATCGATAGCTCCGATCGTTTCAGCGGGCAAGGTGCGAGTCATGTTCAACAAAAGCTGGGTGAGCTACAACAGCTTGTTGTTCAACAAAGAATGGTCGCTAGGGGAGTCCCACTAAAAATAATGGCACCCTGGCAGGTACAGGTCAGGGATGTGAGTACACCCTCTACCCGCAGTGCTTGGATTGTTGGCTCAATACCGACACTCTTGATAATGACTTTGTTTATAGGTTGCTTGTCTTCGTCAATTGATGCTTCTGCCGGAGAGCGGGAGAGAATGAGTTTTGAGGTTTTATTGCAGCAACCGCTGGCGGCCTGGCAAGTGGTGTTGGCCAAGGTTCTCGCTGTAGCCAGCATCAGTTGGCTATCTTCGATTCTTGCGCTAATTTCACTGATGGCCGTTTTCCCATTTTTGCCTTTGGCTGAGATGGGGATACAACAAGCCACTACGCTGAGTGGCATGGTTGCTATGGCACTTGCCCTGCTGCCACTGGCTCTTTTAGTTGCTGTTATGCAAATATTATTGGCGTTGAGATCGCAGTCATTTAAGGATGCGCAAACCCAATTGAGCATATTGCAGATTTTACCTGTCACTATGTTGTTAATCCTGGATATGTCAGCCATAGAGTTGAAAGAACCCGTATGGCAGTTGGTCCCCCTGGTGGCACAGCAGCAGTGGTTTAAGGCTCTGCTGGTTGGGGAGGGTGTTTCTGCAGGGCTAATGGTAGCTGGCTCACTGGTCAGCCTTTTGTTGGTTGTTGGGTGTATATTAGGCGGTGCCCGAGCACTGCAGCGAGAGAGTCTGCTCGGAGCTACCTAG
- the alr gene encoding alanine racemase, producing MSDSDFREGLLSINLKAIADNYLDLVGRLGTGTRCGAVVKADAYGLGMAHIVPALYAQGCRDFFVATQAEGQRLRSALGEDVNIVILTGVRPGAELECARAGLIPTLFTLEQLRRWVEIREQLQLEAPCALKVDSGMTRLGLSPEEFELLLKDRPLLEAADVQILLSHLACADEPLHPQNQIQLRQFREASDRLRELCPDILLSLANSSGIFLGEDYHFDIVRPGSALYGLNPVPGSENPMRPTVTLGLPIVQKRYVSQPRAVGYGATQEIPGNSWLAVARGGYADGIMRSQGGRGRGWAHGRPLPIIGRISMDSTTFDISGLNKEERDSINSIEILNEQLTVDEVAGYAGTIGYEVLTSLGHRYDRRYIKG from the coding sequence ATGAGTGACAGTGACTTTCGCGAAGGGCTGTTAAGCATCAATCTGAAGGCCATTGCAGATAACTATTTGGACCTGGTCGGTCGGCTGGGGACGGGTACCCGCTGCGGTGCCGTTGTGAAAGCAGATGCTTATGGTCTGGGAATGGCTCACATAGTACCGGCGTTATACGCCCAGGGGTGCCGCGATTTCTTTGTTGCCACCCAGGCCGAGGGGCAGCGCTTGCGCAGTGCTCTCGGCGAAGATGTGAATATCGTTATCCTGACTGGTGTAAGGCCCGGTGCTGAATTGGAGTGCGCCCGCGCCGGTTTGATTCCCACGCTGTTTACCCTCGAACAACTGAGACGCTGGGTGGAGATCCGTGAGCAGTTGCAACTGGAGGCTCCCTGTGCCCTGAAGGTCGATTCTGGTATGACCCGACTGGGATTGTCCCCAGAAGAGTTTGAGCTGTTGCTCAAGGATCGTCCGCTTCTGGAAGCGGCTGATGTACAGATACTTCTCAGTCATCTCGCCTGTGCCGATGAGCCTCTGCATCCCCAGAATCAGATTCAATTGCGCCAGTTTAGAGAAGCGAGTGATCGCTTGCGTGAATTGTGCCCCGATATCCTGCTTAGCCTGGCGAACTCATCGGGTATATTTTTGGGAGAGGACTATCACTTTGATATCGTCCGACCCGGCTCCGCTTTGTATGGCCTGAATCCTGTTCCCGGATCTGAAAACCCGATGCGTCCAACTGTCACTTTAGGGTTGCCAATTGTACAAAAGCGCTATGTCAGTCAGCCCCGGGCGGTGGGATATGGTGCGACCCAGGAAATTCCCGGTAACAGTTGGTTGGCAGTAGCTCGGGGGGGGTATGCCGATGGCATTATGCGATCTCAGGGGGGGCGCGGACGAGGTTGGGCCCATGGGCGGCCCCTGCCTATTATTGGGCGTATATCTATGGATTCCACCACTTTTGATATTTCCGGTCTCAATAAAGAGGAGCGCGACTCCATAAACTCGATCGAGATTCTCAATGAACAGCTTACGGTGGATGAGGTTGCCGGCTATGCCGGGACTATCGGATATGAGGTCCTGACAAGTCTCGGACACCGCTATGATCGCCGCTACATAAAAGGTTAA
- the birA gene encoding bifunctional biotin--[acetyl-CoA-carboxylase] ligase/biotin operon repressor BirA produces MQDVAVKTPLEQLRPVLELLADGEMHSGESLGNALGVSRAAVWKQLQKLEHYGLTLESVKGRGYRLPDGLDLLSERAVNAHLDSSARRLLRELFIFDEVSSTNSLLLERIEEGGGHAVVMLAERQSAGRGRRGRNWVSPYGTSISLSVGWEFSGGVQSLEGLSLAVGVAVAQALARFSVPGVRLKWPNDVWCQGRKLAGVLLELKGDLTDRCSVVIGVGLNNGLSAKVAEEIDQPWADLQQVRPGIGRNELTAAILSELLPMLATYPEKGFAAYRDTWSTLDQFAGQQVQLQSGSLSWRGVVAGVDEKGALLLDTDDGKKSFHGGEISLRGQV; encoded by the coding sequence TTGCAGGATGTTGCCGTAAAAACACCTCTAGAACAGCTTCGTCCGGTGCTGGAGCTTTTGGCGGATGGAGAAATGCACTCGGGAGAATCTCTCGGGAACGCCCTGGGGGTCAGTAGAGCCGCTGTCTGGAAACAATTACAAAAGCTTGAGCATTACGGTCTGACACTGGAGTCTGTCAAGGGACGCGGTTACCGCTTACCCGATGGGCTCGATTTGTTGTCAGAGCGGGCTGTTAACGCTCACCTGGATTCTTCAGCCAGAAGGCTTTTGCGTGAATTATTTATCTTTGATGAGGTGAGTTCAACAAACTCCCTGCTCTTAGAGCGTATCGAAGAGGGTGGGGGACACGCTGTTGTGATGCTCGCCGAGCGGCAAAGTGCTGGCCGGGGTCGTCGCGGCCGCAATTGGGTCAGCCCTTACGGCACTAGTATCAGTCTCTCGGTGGGCTGGGAGTTTAGTGGCGGGGTGCAGAGCCTGGAAGGTCTGAGTCTCGCTGTTGGGGTTGCCGTGGCCCAGGCGCTCGCCCGTTTCTCTGTACCGGGTGTGCGTCTGAAGTGGCCGAATGATGTGTGGTGCCAGGGGCGTAAATTGGCTGGAGTACTTCTTGAGTTAAAAGGGGATTTAACTGATCGCTGTTCGGTTGTTATCGGAGTTGGATTGAATAATGGTCTTAGCGCTAAGGTTGCTGAGGAGATAGATCAGCCCTGGGCGGATCTGCAGCAGGTTCGCCCCGGAATTGGCCGCAATGAATTAACCGCAGCGATTTTGAGCGAGCTGTTACCGATGTTAGCAACTTATCCGGAGAAGGGCTTTGCGGCCTACCGGGATACATGGTCAACTCTCGACCAGTTTGCCGGGCAGCAGGTTCAGTTGCAATCCGGCAGCCTGAGCTGGCGAGGGGTTGTCGCTGGTGTCGATGAGAAGGGGGCCTTGTTGCTAGATACCGATGATGGGAAAAAGTCATTCCATGGGGGTGAGATTTCTTTACGGGGGCAGGTTTGA
- a CDS encoding type III pantothenate kinase: protein MILELDVGNTRGKWRYLVEGEVIARGDIETAQLREQVMPFGWADLTPQRFRVVNVAGPIVAEFLSQVARNLFTLEVEFSAVAPQCAGVICGYEDHSALGVDRWLAMLAAYQQSSRASLIVDCGSAVTLDLLDNSGRHIGGYIVPGFGLMNRALSADTHAAKSREELALTKTLGAGRNTNEAINRGLLLMVLGAVDRAMEELRSRSGSLPLLWLTGGDAQLLSAVYQHEHRLVPDLVMDGLALSNP, encoded by the coding sequence TTGATCTTAGAGTTGGACGTCGGTAATACCCGCGGCAAGTGGCGATACCTGGTTGAAGGCGAGGTTATCGCCCGTGGGGATATCGAAACAGCTCAGTTGCGAGAGCAGGTAATGCCTTTCGGCTGGGCAGACTTAACGCCCCAGCGTTTTCGGGTGGTGAATGTTGCTGGCCCCATCGTCGCTGAATTTTTGAGCCAGGTGGCCCGTAACCTGTTCACACTGGAGGTTGAGTTTTCCGCAGTTGCGCCACAGTGTGCCGGGGTAATATGTGGCTATGAAGACCACTCCGCCCTGGGAGTGGATCGCTGGCTGGCAATGTTAGCGGCCTACCAGCAATCTTCCCGTGCATCATTAATTGTGGATTGTGGCAGTGCGGTCACTCTGGATTTGCTGGACAATAGTGGACGCCACATCGGAGGATATATCGTACCCGGCTTTGGATTGATGAATCGCGCCCTCAGTGCCGATACCCATGCAGCAAAAAGTCGTGAGGAGTTGGCCCTGACAAAAACATTGGGGGCTGGCCGCAATACCAATGAAGCGATAAACCGGGGCCTCCTGCTAATGGTGTTGGGCGCGGTTGATCGGGCAATGGAGGAGTTGCGGTCCCGCTCTGGTTCACTTCCATTGTTGTGGCTGACCGGTGGGGATGCGCAGTTGCTCTCCGCAGTTTACCAGCACGAGCATCGCCTGGTTCCAGATCTGGTGATGGATGGACTGGCCCTTAGTAATCCATAA
- a CDS encoding SPOR domain-containing protein, translating to MSKESFEVEQLCTLLGPFAEEYRGEDLLQRIQSLQVKAELREIEMQGQMRYWVYLPPLSSRREAYNRLRELQSQGIDSYVIPKGALENGISFGIFSERTRAESHTADLKGRGVSAQFKEEPQTYMERWIVMPPGSAESLATEFWRQLQNEYPDLDRRPNLCSEVLG from the coding sequence TTGAGTAAGGAGTCCTTTGAGGTTGAGCAGCTCTGTACCCTGCTGGGCCCCTTTGCGGAGGAGTACCGGGGTGAAGATCTTTTGCAGCGAATCCAGTCCTTGCAGGTCAAGGCAGAGCTGCGAGAAATAGAAATGCAGGGGCAGATGCGCTATTGGGTATACCTGCCGCCATTGAGTTCAAGGCGGGAAGCCTACAATCGCTTGCGTGAGCTACAGTCTCAGGGGATCGACAGCTATGTCATTCCCAAGGGCGCTCTGGAGAATGGAATTTCATTTGGAATTTTTAGTGAGCGGACCAGGGCCGAATCTCATACTGCTGATTTGAAGGGAAGGGGCGTTAGTGCCCAATTTAAAGAAGAGCCGCAGACTTATATGGAGCGATGGATCGTGATGCCCCCCGGCAGCGCGGAAAGCCTCGCCACAGAATTCTGGCGGCAACTGCAAAATGAATACCCGGATTTGGATAGGCGCCCGAATCTTTGTTCGGAAGTGCTTGGTTAA
- the tuf gene encoding elongation factor Tu: MAKEKFERSKPHVNVGTIGHVDHGKTTLTAALTRVCAEVWGGDAVAFDGIDNAPEERERGITIATSHVEYESPTRHYAHVDCPGHADYVKNMITGAAQMDGAILVCSAADGPMPQTREHILLSRQVGVPYIVVFLNKADMVDDEELLELVEMEVRELLDQYEFPGDDTPIIVGSALMALNGEDDNEMGTTAVKKLVETLDEYIPEPERAVDQPFLMPIEDVFSISGRGTVVTGRVERGVINTGDEIEIVGIKETTTTTCTGVEMFRKLLDEGRAGENIGALLRGTKRDEVERGQVLAKPGSITPHTKFEAEVYVLSKDEGGRHTPFFKGYRPQFYFRTTDVTGAVELPEGTEMVMPGDNIQMVVTLIAPIAMEDGLRFAIREGGRTVGAGVVAKIIE; the protein is encoded by the coding sequence ATGGCAAAAGAAAAGTTTGAACGTTCCAAGCCCCACGTGAACGTGGGCACCATCGGTCACGTTGACCACGGTAAAACCACCCTGACCGCTGCTCTGACCCGCGTATGTGCGGAAGTTTGGGGCGGTGACGCTGTTGCTTTCGACGGTATCGACAATGCACCGGAAGAGCGTGAGCGCGGTATCACCATCGCTACTTCTCACGTTGAGTACGAGTCCCCGACTCGCCACTATGCTCACGTAGACTGCCCGGGACACGCCGACTACGTTAAGAACATGATCACCGGTGCTGCTCAGATGGACGGCGCTATCCTGGTATGTTCCGCAGCTGACGGCCCCATGCCGCAGACTCGCGAGCACATCCTGCTTTCCCGTCAGGTAGGTGTACCTTACATCGTTGTATTCCTGAACAAAGCGGACATGGTAGACGACGAAGAGCTGCTCGAGCTGGTAGAAATGGAAGTTCGCGAACTTCTGGATCAGTACGAGTTCCCAGGTGACGACACTCCGATCATCGTTGGTTCCGCTCTGATGGCCCTGAACGGCGAAGACGACAACGAAATGGGTACTACCGCTGTTAAGAAGCTGGTAGAGACTCTGGACGAGTACATCCCTGAGCCAGAGCGCGCTGTAGATCAGCCGTTCCTGATGCCGATCGAAGACGTATTCTCTATCTCTGGCCGTGGTACTGTTGTAACTGGTCGTGTAGAGCGCGGTGTGATCAACACTGGCGACGAGATCGAAATCGTTGGTATCAAAGAAACCACCACTACTACCTGTACTGGTGTTGAAATGTTCCGCAAGCTGCTCGACGAAGGTCGTGCTGGTGAGAACATCGGCGCACTGCTGCGCGGCACCAAGCGTGACGAAGTAGAGCGTGGTCAGGTACTGGCTAAGCCGGGCTCCATCACTCCGCACACCAAGTTCGAAGCGGAAGTGTATGTACTGTCCAAGGACGAAGGTGGTCGTCACACGCCGTTCTTCAAAGGCTACCGTCCTCAGTTCTACTTCCGTACTACCGATGTAACTGGTGCGGTAGAGCTGCCGGAAGGTACTGAAATGGTAATGCCGGGCGACAACATTCAAATGGTTGTTACCCTGATCGCTCCGATCGCCATGGAAGACGGCCTGCGCTTCGCTATCCGCGAAGGTGGTCGTACCGTAGGTGCGGGCGTTGTTGCTAAGATCATTGAGTAA
- the secE gene encoding preprotein translocase subunit SecE: MNAKTEAKTFRLDGLKWLLIVLLVGGAVAGNSYYAEFPLFYRVLAVTAICLVALVVAVNTAKGNALWQLLREAQTEVRRVVWPTRQEATQTTAIVVVFVLIMALILWALDSALGWAASKFIG; encoded by the coding sequence ATGAATGCTAAAACAGAAGCGAAAACCTTTCGTCTTGACGGTCTGAAGTGGTTGTTAATAGTGCTGCTGGTGGGCGGTGCTGTTGCAGGCAATTCATATTACGCCGAATTCCCTTTGTTTTACCGAGTGTTGGCAGTAACTGCCATCTGTCTGGTAGCTCTGGTTGTGGCTGTAAATACCGCCAAAGGCAATGCGTTGTGGCAACTGTTGCGCGAAGCGCAAACTGAAGTCAGGCGTGTGGTTTGGCCGACCCGCCAAGAAGCAACCCAGACCACAGCGATTGTGGTTGTTTTCGTGTTGATTATGGCGCTTATCTTGTGGGCGCTTGATTCGGCTCTGGGTTGGGCGGCTTCCAAATTTATCGGCTAA
- the nusG gene encoding transcription termination/antitermination protein NusG — translation MSKNWYVVQAYSGYEKRVASSLKERIELNEMDHLFGEVLVPTEEVVEMRAGQKRKSERKFFPGYVLVEMELNDDTWHLVKETPRVLGFIGGKADKPAPITDREAQAILNRIDDSADKPKPKTLFEPGEMVRVIDGPFNDFNGVVEEVNYEKSRLRVAVLIFGRSTPVELEFSQVEKT, via the coding sequence ATGTCAAAGAATTGGTATGTGGTCCAGGCTTACTCGGGCTATGAGAAGCGTGTCGCCAGCTCCCTGAAAGAGCGCATTGAGCTGAACGAAATGGACCACCTGTTTGGTGAGGTCCTGGTTCCCACGGAAGAAGTGGTTGAGATGCGCGCAGGACAAAAGCGTAAGAGTGAGCGCAAGTTTTTCCCGGGCTATGTCCTGGTAGAAATGGAATTGAATGACGATACCTGGCACTTGGTGAAAGAAACTCCCCGAGTACTGGGTTTTATCGGCGGTAAGGCGGATAAGCCAGCCCCGATTACTGACCGCGAAGCGCAGGCTATCCTGAATCGCATCGACGATTCCGCCGATAAGCCCAAGCCCAAGACTCTGTTTGAACCCGGTGAAATGGTTCGGGTTATCGACGGTCCGTTTAATGATTTCAACGGTGTGGTTGAAGAGGTTAACTACGAGAAGAGTCGCTTGCGAGTGGCTGTATTGATCTTCGGACGTTCCACCCCGGTTGAACTGGAGTTCAGTCAGGTAGAGAAGACCTGA
- the rplK gene encoding 50S ribosomal protein L11, which yields MAKKVEAYIKLQVKAGQANPSPPVGPALGQHGVNIMEFCKAFNAQTQSLEPGLPVPVVISVYNDRSFTFIMKSPPAAVLLRKAAKIKSGSGRPNTEKVGKVTRAQLEEIVEMKKADLTASDLDAAVRTIAGSARSAGIEVEGL from the coding sequence ATGGCTAAGAAAGTAGAAGCTTATATCAAGCTACAAGTTAAGGCCGGCCAGGCCAACCCGAGTCCGCCCGTTGGTCCCGCACTGGGCCAGCACGGTGTGAACATCATGGAATTCTGTAAGGCGTTCAACGCCCAGACCCAGAGCCTTGAGCCTGGTCTGCCAGTTCCAGTTGTAATCTCTGTATACAACGACCGCTCTTTCACCTTCATCATGAAGTCGCCGCCCGCCGCTGTACTGCTGCGCAAGGCTGCCAAGATCAAGAGCGGTTCCGGTCGTCCGAACACTGAGAAAGTGGGTAAAGTAACCCGCGCTCAGCTGGAAGAGATCGTAGAAATGAAGAAAGCAGACCTGACTGCATCCGACTTGGACGCGGCCGTGCGCACTATCGCCGGTTCCGCTCGCAGCGCCGGTATCGAAGTGGAGGGTCTCTAA
- the rplA gene encoding 50S ribosomal protein L1: MAKLSKRQRVIAEKVEAGKAYGIEEAVALLKELSNVKFAETVDASVNLGIDPRKSDQAVRGATTLPHGTGKEVRVAVFTQGANADAAKEAGADLIGMDELAADVKAGKMDFDVVIASPDAMRVVGQLGQILGPRGLMPNPKTGTVTPDVATAVKNAKAGQVRFRADKGGIIHGGIGKVAFDANSLKENLEALVADLKKAKPASAKGVYLKKITLSTTMGPGLVIDQSSLNI; the protein is encoded by the coding sequence GTGGCTAAATTGAGCAAGCGTCAGCGCGTAATCGCTGAGAAAGTTGAAGCTGGTAAGGCTTACGGCATCGAAGAAGCCGTAGCTCTGCTGAAAGAGCTGTCCAACGTTAAGTTTGCAGAAACTGTAGACGCTTCTGTAAACCTGGGTATTGACCCACGTAAATCCGACCAGGCTGTTCGCGGTGCCACCACTTTGCCGCACGGTACTGGTAAAGAAGTTCGCGTAGCTGTTTTCACCCAGGGTGCTAACGCTGACGCCGCTAAAGAAGCGGGCGCTGACTTGATCGGTATGGACGAGCTGGCTGCCGACGTTAAAGCAGGCAAGATGGACTTCGACGTAGTAATCGCTTCCCCCGATGCGATGCGCGTTGTAGGTCAGCTGGGTCAAATCCTCGGCCCGCGCGGCCTGATGCCGAACCCGAAGACTGGCACTGTAACTCCAGACGTTGCTACTGCGGTTAAAAATGCCAAAGCTGGTCAGGTGCGTTTCCGCGCTGACAAAGGTGGCATTATCCACGGTGGTATCGGTAAAGTTGCTTTCGATGCGAACTCTCTGAAAGAGAACCTGGAAGCTCTGGTTGCCGACCTGAAGAAAGCCAAGCCGGCTTCTGCAAAAGGTGTATATCTGAAGAAGATCACCCTGAGCACCACTATGGGCCCGGGTCTGGTTATCGATCAGTCTTCCTTGAACATCTAA
- the rplJ gene encoding 50S ribosomal protein L10: MAIGLEDKKAIVADVQQAAESALSAVVADSRGVTVNDMTTLRKEARENGVWLKVVRNTLARRALAGTEYECLTDKFVGPSIIAFSNEHPGAGARILSQFAKGNDKLELKGAAFEGAITDVALLASLPTYDEAIAKLMSVLKEASAGKLVRTIAAVRDQKEQEAA, from the coding sequence ATGGCTATTGGACTCGAAGACAAGAAAGCGATTGTCGCAGATGTCCAGCAAGCTGCTGAAAGTGCTCTGTCTGCGGTTGTTGCGGATTCCCGCGGCGTAACCGTGAATGACATGACCACTCTGCGCAAAGAGGCTCGCGAGAACGGCGTTTGGTTGAAAGTCGTCCGCAATACTCTGGCGCGTCGCGCTCTGGCAGGTACCGAATACGAATGTCTGACTGACAAATTCGTAGGTCCTAGCATCATTGCATTCTCTAACGAACACCCAGGTGCCGGCGCGCGCATCCTGAGCCAGTTCGCTAAAGGCAATGACAAGCTGGAACTGAAAGGTGCTGCCTTCGAAGGCGCGATCACCGACGTCGCATTGTTGGCAAGCCTGCCGACTTACGACGAGGCGATCGCCAAGCTGATGAGCGTGTTGAAAGAAGCATCTGCTGGCAAGCTGGTTCGCACTATTGCGGCCGTTCGCGACCAAAAAGAGCAGGAAGCTGCGTAA